The following proteins come from a genomic window of Venturia canescens isolate UGA chromosome 4, ASM1945775v1, whole genome shotgun sequence:
- the LOC122408929 gene encoding uncharacterized protein, producing MGWSRRGNGRSYNSLNGYGAIIGFLSGKVLDFATRSRKCKRCDSGITQEHHDSRLNFTGSAKAMEASVGAELVNNSTILKEAKLNVRVLIGDDDSSTIAAVQRGNPETIFKLSDMNHLRKHFLSKTKVKQRIWQLPYAIFLIMFLERTRIVDSGVADPKDVTSFNQSNESLNNIMAHKALKNQCYSLSESADYRMASSVIAKNDGEKYILNVREKLSMPSGIHASRHAESREKIKQRRIVKARLPSTKIRRNLLSLKRDSWRKKKEEIEGVQYQSNCGMDLDTEDLDSIIDSPFIVNDLPTIFLTTESCNIIFFDLETSGLASTSDILQIAAKLGEHTCNIYITPTQPVDPRAFMATGLQNVNGKLYCRRKQVNSVPLTDALIQFQQFLNLSSMPCILVAHNCKFDSSLLLKAIIHNSMVEQFAKIAGFCDSLNLLKKRFPNRKGKGLFKLEILARDLLQVQLNNKFHEATYDVQMLEQLTSTFLLKSDLIANCKDYKASVSSKLMQPHLSNLKNVVSPSILNKLITARLTYGILKKVYAEQNREGIAILLSKKDANNKTTVTKDKRARKRRRKILEQNAGLRSQHARVSLISWSTTTFNYSHPSYSGNRSQPETSIYRRLRAPRIPKHLKKLQENFTSVEPNCMIS from the exons ATGGGTTGGAGTAGGCGTGGGAATGGTCGAAGCTATAATAGCTTGAATGGCTACGGTGCGATTATTGGCTTCTTAAGCGGAAAAGTGTTGGATTTTGCAACACGAAGTCGCAAGTGCAAACGCTGTGATAGTGGTATCACTCAAGAACATCACGATAGCCGGTTAAATTTTACTGGAAGTGCCAAAGCGATGGAAGCCAGTGTTGGTGCAGAGCTGGTCAATAACAGCACAATATTAAAAGAAGCCAAGCTGAATGTTCGTGTACTCATTGGGGATGATGACAGCTCCACGATAGCTGCTGTCCAACGAGGAAACCctgaaacgatttttaaacTCTCTGATATGAATCATCTTCGGAAGCACTTT TTAAGCAAAACCAAGGTAAAACAGCGGATTTGGCAGCTGCCTTACGCAATATTCCTGATCATGTTTTTGGAGCGCACGAGAATTGTGGACAGTGGTGTCGCGGATCCCAAGGACGTCACGTCATTCAA TCAAAGCAACGAGAGCTTGAATAATATAATGGCTCATAAGGCACTAAAAAATCAATGTTACAGCCTCAGTGAATCAGCTGATTATCGTATGGCGAGTTCTGTGATTGCGAAAAATGATGGAGAAAAGTATATATTGAATGTCCGAGAAAAACTATCGATGCCAAGTGGAATACATGCGTCACGTCATGCagaaagtcgagaaaaaatcaaacaacGAAGAATAGTTAAAGCTCGTTTACCATCAACCAAAATTCGGCGAAATTTGTTGTCTCTGAAACGAGATtcgtggagaaaaaagaaagaagaaatcgAAGGCGTGCAGTATCAGTCAAACTGTGGTATGGATCTTGATACAGAGGATTTGGATTCTATTATTGATTCACCTTTCATTGTTAATGATCTACCGACTATTTTCTTGACAACCGAAAGTTGTAATATCATTTTCTTTGATCTGGAGACGTCGGGTTTAGCGAGTACTAGCGATATTTTGCAAATTGCTGCCAAGTTGGGAGAGCACACGTGCAATATCTACATAACTCCCACGCAACCAGTAGACCCTCGTGCATTCATGGCTACAGGGTTACAAAATGTCAATGGAAAGCTGTACTGTCGCAGAAAACAAGTCAACTCTGTTCCTCTGACAGACGCATTGATTCAATTTCAGCAGTTCTTGAATTTATCTTCCATGCCCTGCATACTTGTTGCCcacaattgcaaattcgactcTTCTCTTTTACTTAAGGCAATAATACATAATTCAATGGTAGAGCAATTCGCAAAAATCGCTGGTTTCTGTGACAGtttaaatttgttaaaaaagcGTTTTCCCAATCGCAAAGGTAAAGGTTTGTTTAAATTGGAAATTTTAGCCAGAGATTTACTTCAggttcaattaaacaacaagTTTCACGAAGCTACGTATGACGTACAAATGTTGGAACAACTAACGTCTACCTTTCTTTTAAAATCAGATTTGATCGCTAATTGCAAGGATTACAAAGCGTCTGTCTCATCAAAACTAATGCAACCCCACTTGAGTAACCTCAAAAACGTTGTATCCCCTTCGATCTTGAACAAATTAATCACAGCAAGATTAACTTACgggatattgaaaaaagtgtacGCAGAGCAAAACCGCGAAGGTATCGCGATATTATTATCTAAAAAAGATGCTAATAATAAGACAACCGTTACCAAAGACAAAAGG GCACGAAAACGTAGGCGAAAAATACTGGAGCAAAATGCAGGATTACGAAGCCAGCATGCCCGCGTTTCGCTCATCAGCTGGTCTACGACTAC TTTCAACTACTCGCATCCGTCATATTCCGGGAACAGGAGTCAGCCCGAAACATCGATTTATCGTCGTCTTCGAGCACCGAGGATTccgaaacatttgaaaaaattgcaagaaAACTTCACGTCCGTCGAGCCGAATTGTATGATAAGTTGa
- the LOC122408926 gene encoding uncharacterized protein, translating into MILPIEFGVEEISERFKRSSHCVAQECPNLLRKGLLELFPGCVEVTSPQFTIITLSQKLTVFCTVPRVIATQLGEVRSGLVLTAAVTSDQETGERRLEAVLPTIQIWITRAGVNPNWELIAPKGFRFYMPIRSAGRGWLDATTTAYVESRSPSVSGDNELPTELAVKEISERFKRSNHCVAQECPTLLRKGLLELFPDCVEVASPQFTIITISQKLKSSMEQREMEIEKLAIFVVPTASDICTQSKMVGYWADSINPFSGQPYLNPLKISLVNFVFLKLIVNS; encoded by the exons ATGATACTCCCAATCGAATTCGGAGTAGAGGAAATTAGTGAGCGGTTCAAAAGAAGCAGTCACTGCGTGGCTCAAGAATGTCCAAATTTGTTGCGTAAAGGTCTTCTGGAGTTGTTCCCTGGCTGTGTCGAAGTGACCTCACCGCAGTTTACCATTATAACTCTTAGTCAAAAATTAA CTGTGTTTTGCACCGTTCCAAGAGTTATAGCAACGCAACTGGGCGAGGTTCGTTCGGGGCTGGTTTTAACAGCGGCTGTTACATCCGATCAAGAAACTGGAGAACGCAGGTTGGAAGCTG TTCTCCCCACGATCCAA ATCTGGATAACACGAGCTGGCGTCAATCCAAATTGGGAACTTATAGCACCAAAAGGATTTAGATTTTATATGCCAATAAGGAGTGCAGGTCGTGGATGGTTAGATGCAACCACAACAGCATATGTCGAAAGTCGTTCTCCGTCTGTCAGTGGTGACAATGAGTTGCCAACCGAATTGGCAGTAAAGGAAATTAGTGAGCGGTTCAAAAGGAGCAATCACTGCGTGGCTCAAGAATGTCCCACATTGTTGCGTAAAGGTCTCCTGGAGTTGTTCCCTGACTGTGTCGAAGTGGCCTCACCGCAGTTTACCATTATAACTATTAGTCAAAAATTAAAGTCATCCATGGAGCAGAGGGAAATGGAAATTGAGAAGCTGGCtatattt GTTGTTCCGACAGCATCTGACATCTGCACGCAGTCAAAGATGGTCGGTTATTGGGCTGATTCCATAAATCCTTTCAGCGGACAACCCTATCTCAATCCCCTCAAAATTAGTTTagttaatttcgtttttttgaagTTAATCGTCAACTCATGA